ATCTTCTGTTTTCTGATGAGACCCTTGGAATAATAATGTAATTTTCAGGATTTTTTACTTCTCGAAATAAAGTAGGTGTGTTTGCTAGTTTTTGTCTGTCTGGCGCACCTTTTAACCGATCTTGCCTACAAGCTTCAACCCGTCGTATAACCTCAGGCATTTTTCTGATTTCAGATGGGGTTGCGCCAACTAACCAGAGACAGTATCTAAGCTTATTATTAATATATTCTGTTGCACCTGTCAGTTGTTTAATATATTTTTTTGCTGAGGGTTCTCTTCTTAAAAAGTCGTCGTATTCATCTGCTTCGATAATTAAATTACCGCCATCAGCAGGACGATTTCCAGTTGTCATTGAAGGTACGTGACATAAAGCTTTTTTTCTACTTTCAATAAAAACTAAAGGCGCATCAATTAAGTAAGGGCTAATATTTTCAACGACATGCTTAACCATCCCATCTATATAAATTACTTGGTTTTTTGAATTGAAGGCTTGACTGAACCCCACAATTACACAGTGTACAGCAGCTTTTTCTTTTGCTTCGCTACTCCATTTAAAGGTTCTGTAAGCAAAATCAATATGAATACCAAAACGGTCATAAAGCGGCTTCCACACACCAGCAACCTGTTCGCCCTGTGTGATGGAATTTGTTGAAACAAAGGCGGTGCGGATTTTGACTTTATCCATGAATTGGGCAGCTTTAAAATACCAGCCTGCCACATAATCAATTTTGCCAGCAGTTTTATAAGGTTTTCCTTCTTCATCAATATAAATTGAACGGATCTCCTGCTTTTGAGCCGGCGTTTGAAGGGAATAGCCAATAAACGGAGGATTTCCCATAATGTAATTTACATTTTCTTTGGGAACGACGCTTTCCCAATCTAGCTGTAGTGCGTTGGCTTCAATAATATTGGCATAAGACTTTAATGGAAGAAAGTCTAAACTAATGTGGATAACATTTTCGGTTTCTTTCATCATCTGTGATTCTGCAATCCATAATGCTGTCTTAGCAACGGTCACGGCAAAGTCATTAATTTCAATACCATAAAACTGGCTGATGGATACCTGTATTGGGCTGTATGCCTGGTCTGTAAAGCCAATTTGACCATAAGTGATCGCTTCTAAAACCTTATTTTCTAGTCTTCTTAAAGAAAGATAGGTTTCAGTCAAGAAATTGCCAGAGCCACAGGCGGGATCTAAAAATTGCAAACTCCCCAATTTGGCCTGATACTCTTTTAGTTTTTTCTCACGCGTTTTATCCACTGAAACGGATTTTATATCTTCTAATTCTTTACGTAAATCGTCAAGAAATAGCGGATCAATGACTTTATGAATGTTTTCGATGGAAGTATAGTGCATTCCCCCGGAACGTCTTGTTTCAGGGTTTAAGGTGCTTTCAAAAACAGCGCCAAAAATAGTAGGGCTGATTTCACTCCAATTAAAGTCATCACTGGCCTTTTCGAGCAGGAGTTCCTTTATCTTTTCGTTAAACTGGGGTATTTCAATGTTTTCGTCTGAAAACAAACCGCCATTAACATAAGGGAATGAGGCAAGCAGAGGGTCCATATAAGGGTCGCGGTTTTCTGGTTTGGTGTCTAGAACCTTAAAAAGGTCTATCAGGGCGCGTCTTAAGTCTCTTGCTTCGAAGCGGCTGAGGTAATCATAAAATTTACTGTGTTTACCAAATATATCGGCATCTTCGGCATACAAACAAAATACAAGGCGGACGCAAAGCATATTTAAACTTTTTAACGATTCTTCATTTGCAGGATTTAGATATTGTTTTAAAATTTCATCGTATAATAGCCCTACAATTTCGCCCGCTTGAATTGAAATTTCCATTTCCCGCTTTAAATGCTCGTTTCCGGTGTCAACAAGAAAAGCAAGACGATAATACTCAGTGGGAAGATTTTCAAGTAAAATTTCTTCGGGTTCATTTGCAGGATTTTCCATATCATAAACGAGAAAAGTACTAAAGTTGCAGGTTACAATCCAGCGTGGGCGTTGAGAATAAGGCAGCTCAGCTGCATACCGTTTCGCCTGCTGTATAGGCTTTAGCAGTGTACCATCGGATTGCTTAATAGGCTTTCTCAGATCTTTTCCTAATCCCTTTTGTTCAATGAGTACATGCGTAGAGGGTATAATGCCATCAATAAAACTGGTATGATCCAGGTGAACCTGATCTTCAAATACAATGAAGTTTTCTGGCTCCTCGATGCCATACACATTTCGAAGTAAAGCAAGCCAAAATTTCTGACTTTCTCCCTTTTCATAACCTTTACCTTTCCAAGTATCTGCAAATTTTTTAGCAGCAATTCGTTGTAAATTGTCCGTCATCTATATATCTCCCATTAAAGCAGAATTATTTCTAGTGTTAGAATTAAGTATAGCATACTGGCTAAAGAAATATAATATTTATGAAAAATTTGAATAGATATTTTATTGTTTTAAAAACGGAGATAGCGGGAAAGAAAAGCCGCTCTCAGAAGCATTGACAAGCGGATTAGAATGGTTATAATATATTTTAGAATATAAAAAAGATTGCATGGCAGTGATGTTTGCAAAATACACGGAATGAGGAGGAGCTTTATATGACAAAAGAGAAACGGGCCCTGGCAATCATTGACCGGCTCAAAAAAGAATACCCTGATGCGGAGTGTAGTTTGGAGTATGACCAGAAAGAAGCTTGGCGGCTTTTGGTGAGCGTGCGGCTGGCGGCTCAATGCACTGACGCCCGCGTCAACGTGGTGGTTAAGGAGCTCTATGCAAAATTTCCGGATGTAACGGCCCTGGCTCAGGCAGAGCCTGAGGAAATCGAGGCCATTGTGCGGCCCTGCGGTCTTGGTAAAAGCAAAGCCAGAGATATCAGCGCCTGTATGAAGATTCTCCGGGACCAGTATGACGGGATGGTGCCAGATGACTTTGACGCGCTTTTAAAGCTGCCAGGCGTGGGAAGAAAAAGCGCAAACCTGATCGTGGGGGATGTTTTTGGAAAACCGGCTATTGTCACAGATACGCACTGCATTCGTCTGGTTAACCGGATGGGACTGGTGGAAAACATCAGGGACCCCAAAAAAGTGGAGATGGCACTGTGGAAGCTCATCCCGCCGGAAGAGGGCAACAGCTTTTGCCACCGCCTGGTCCTCCACGGGCGGGAAATTTGTACGGCCAGGACGAAGCCGCACTGTGAACGCTGCTGTCTGGCGGACATCTGTGAAAAAAATGGGGTTTAGAGAAAACTGCTCTCTTAATGGGCTTGCAGGCAGGAGGCAGATGGCGTATGATTAAGTTAAATCAATGAAGAATAAAGCAGCCAGGCATTGCCGCTGAAGATGAACTTTAAGCCAGCCGCCAAAAACGAATACGCTGATTTAGCTGAATGCGTTAAAGTGAATGGAAAGAAAAGTTGGAAAAGGCGCTTTGCTGGGTGTGTAGTTTACAGTGATTTAGAGATTAGCCAGTGCGATAAAGCTGGCACAATGTGATCCACTTTTGAGTTTAAAACATAAGTATCCGTTTTTGGGAAAGCGCGCGCCTGAAAACAGCTCAAAACTTCAAAAGGGGAGCACAAGAGCCGGAGCTGTCGAACAAATTCTGGAAAAGGGCCCGTTTAGAGTTTGATAACATGATGGTAACGGCAGAAAAAGTATGAAATTACAATTTGACTGGTAATAATGCTTTGCTTTATTAAGCGAGCCCTGGAATGTTTTCCAGGGCTTTTTTTATTTTTTGAAGTCTGTATTTGTATGGTAAAAATAATTTTGGGATTGTCCGTCATAGAGGGCGAGCTTCAGGGGCTTTCGGATGATGGTCAGGGTGATGTCAGTGCTGCTGTGGAGGATGACCTTGGTTTTCTGAACCGTATAGGTTCCATTTCCATAAATGTTGGATTCAAAGGTTTCGTCCGGGTAAAGGGTGATGCAGCAGGTGGAATCGCCTTCTGGCAACCAACTGCCTGGCTGTATTTTCATCGTTGAGGTAACAATCAAAATCATCGAAAAAAACAAGATAATGAAGATGGCTGCAATCAGATTGAATTTTTTGTCCATACGCTCCTCCGGCGATTTTTTCTTATTATAACAGAATAAATATAGCAAGTAAATCAATTAAAATGCAATATTATGATTTTTAAATATTATATAATATTTAAAATTGATTAAAATTCTATAATATAAAAATATAAATTCTACATTATGGAATCAATGAAGTGGGTTTATTTGCTAAAGGCATTTTTGGGTTAAAAATCCCTTTTAATGAAGCACCTTAATTTTTATTATTTTTTTAGAAAATGGAATTGACAAAACCTGATTATGGAACTATAATACAAATATGGAATTAATGATTCCGTATTATGGAATACAGGAGGAAGTATTAAATGATTGAAATTCGTTGGCATGGTCGTGGGGGACAAGGTGCCTTCACAGCAGCCCGGCTCTTGGGAGATGCCGTTGTGTGCGACGATAAATCGGCGTTGGCTTTTCCATCGTTCGGCCCAGAACGTAGGGGGGCTCCGGTATTAGCTTTTACACGAATTGATGATGAGCCAATCAAGGATAGAAGCGATGTTGTCGATTGTGATTGTGCCATTGTGTTGGATGAGACGCTTTTAGGCGCGCCGGTTAAGGCGGGGTTAAAGCCTGGGGCAAAGGTGATTATCAATACAATGAAACCTGCAGAGGCATTTGATTTCAGCGACTGTGAGGACTGCAAGGTTATAACCGTCGATGCGACAGGCCTTGCGCTGAAAATCCTTGGACGGCCCATCACAAATGTCCCTTTATTGGGTGCGCTGACAGCGGCCACAGAGTTGACAAGCCTTGACTCCATCTATAAGGCGATTGATACGCAGCTCCCTGAAAAGGTGCGGGCAAAAAATAAAACGCTTTTGGAAGAAACCTATAATACTGTAAAGGAGGCACTCTAAATGAACCGACCTAAATTATCGCCGCCACAGCCGGCAGGCACGATCGAGCAGCTGCCCATGGGGCCGTCAACACGATCAGGCCATCTGATTGACGTAAGCTCAGGGATGCGGACATTCCGGCCGGTGATCGACGCGGAAAAATGTGTTAACTGTCTGCGCTGCTTTTTAGTGTGTCCCGATGGCACCATTGATAAATCAGGAGACATCCTTGAAATAGATTATGATTACTGTAAAGGCTGCGGCGTTTGTGCGAAAGCATGTAAGGTTGAGGCCATTACAATGATTAAGGAGGCAGACGCATGAGCGAAAAATTATTTGTATCCGGCGACGAGGCGGTCGCATTGGCGGTCAGACAGGCAAAACCAC
The DNA window shown above is from Eubacterium limosum and carries:
- a CDS encoding DNA methyltransferase: MTDNLQRIAAKKFADTWKGKGYEKGESQKFWLALLRNVYGIEEPENFIVFEDQVHLDHTSFIDGIIPSTHVLIEQKGLGKDLRKPIKQSDGTLLKPIQQAKRYAAELPYSQRPRWIVTCNFSTFLVYDMENPANEPEEILLENLPTEYYRLAFLVDTGNEHLKREMEISIQAGEIVGLLYDEILKQYLNPANEESLKSLNMLCVRLVFCLYAEDADIFGKHSKFYDYLSRFEARDLRRALIDLFKVLDTKPENRDPYMDPLLASFPYVNGGLFSDENIEIPQFNEKIKELLLEKASDDFNWSEISPTIFGAVFESTLNPETRRSGGMHYTSIENIHKVIDPLFLDDLRKELEDIKSVSVDKTREKKLKEYQAKLGSLQFLDPACGSGNFLTETYLSLRRLENKVLEAITYGQIGFTDQAYSPIQVSISQFYGIEINDFAVTVAKTALWIAESQMMKETENVIHISLDFLPLKSYANIIEANALQLDWESVVPKENVNYIMGNPPFIGYSLQTPAQKQEIRSIYIDEEGKPYKTAGKIDYVAGWYFKAAQFMDKVKIRTAFVSTNSITQGEQVAGVWKPLYDRFGIHIDFAYRTFKWSSEAKEKAAVHCVIVGFSQAFNSKNQVIYIDGMVKHVVENISPYLIDAPLVFIESRKKALCHVPSMTTGNRPADGGNLIIEADEYDDFLRREPSAKKYIKQLTGATEYINNKLRYCLWLVGATPSEIRKMPEVIRRVEACRQDRLKGAPDRQKLANTPTLFREVKNPENYIIIPRVSSENRRYIPLGFLDSKIIPTDSATIIEDALIYHFGLLTSNVHMAWMRAVAGRLKSDYRYSKDIVYNNFPWPTPTEVQKSKIEQTAQAILDARALYPDCSLADLYDEATMPAELRKAHQLNDRAVMQAYGLSVKDTSEAQCVAELMRLYQKLVSNLDS
- a CDS encoding endonuclease III domain-containing protein, which gives rise to MTKEKRALAIIDRLKKEYPDAECSLEYDQKEAWRLLVSVRLAAQCTDARVNVVVKELYAKFPDVTALAQAEPEEIEAIVRPCGLGKSKARDISACMKILRDQYDGMVPDDFDALLKLPGVGRKSANLIVGDVFGKPAIVTDTHCIRLVNRMGLVENIRDPKKVEMALWKLIPPEEGNSFCHRLVLHGREICTARTKPHCERCCLADICEKNGV
- a CDS encoding 2-oxoacid:acceptor oxidoreductase family protein; the encoded protein is MIEIRWHGRGGQGAFTAARLLGDAVVCDDKSALAFPSFGPERRGAPVLAFTRIDDEPIKDRSDVVDCDCAIVLDETLLGAPVKAGLKPGAKVIINTMKPAEAFDFSDCEDCKVITVDATGLALKILGRPITNVPLLGALTAATELTSLDSIYKAIDTQLPEKVRAKNKTLLEETYNTVKEAL
- a CDS encoding 4Fe-4S binding protein, with amino-acid sequence MNRPKLSPPQPAGTIEQLPMGPSTRSGHLIDVSSGMRTFRPVIDAEKCVNCLRCFLVCPDGTIDKSGDILEIDYDYCKGCGVCAKACKVEAITMIKEADA